The Rhodohalobacter sp. SW132 genomic sequence TTTCCACCCTCAGGCGCTGTTTTTTGATCCTCATCGGTATCAATTTCGGGCAGTCCCGTGAGAGGAGTAATTGAATTCCCATCAACTATTAGCAGTCTTCCGGGGCGCTCTGTGATGATCATCCTTCCATCAGACAGCCAGTTCACTGCCCACGGATGCTCCAGGCCCTCAACTACTTTTACTATCCTGAAATCAGTTTTTTCGCTGCTCACCGATTCCTCAATAACTTCCTCTACTACCAGTTGTGCCTCACTCAAAGTTATTGCACTTAAAACAATGATGACGCTGCCTACAAATGTTCTTAGTATTTTTCTCATGATTTTAATCATTTTAAGGTTTATTATTACTCGTAAAAGAGCAGTTTAAATACTCTATAACCGATTTTTAACACATTCTGTTACACATTGTTCCGAAAGGCTTTATTTTAATCGGATATTAACTATAAATGTATAAAATCTTTAAATCTGAATGAATATTTCGATATAGTTTATTATCGTCTGTATATTAATTCATTATTAAAATGACAATTTAGTTAAATAAAAAAGGAGAACAAGAGATGAGTGAACTGCTCGAAAAGATCCACCCTGACGGGCCGGAAGTTTCCAGAGTATCAGTAGGAATGCTTCGGTTACCGGAATGGGATTATTCAAAAAAAGAACTCGCAGAGTATATTGAAGCCTGTATTGAACTTGGCGTCACCACCATCGATAATGCCGATATTTATGGTGAATATGAAAGTCAGCCAATTTTAGGTGAAATGCTAAAAGATAATCCCGGCATTCGCAAAAAAATTCAACTAACCAGCAAATGCGGGAATGTACTAACATCAGAAAACAAGCCCAGCCATGAGGTAAATCACTATAATCTCACGAAAGAACATATTCGTGATTCTGTTGAAACCACTTTAAAGGATCTTCATACAGACTATCTCGACCTGCTGATGCTGCACCGTCCAAGTCCGCTGATGGTGATTGAAGATGTTGCAGAAGTACTAACCAAACTGGTGGATGAGGGAAAGACGAAACATGTGGGGGTTTCTAATTTCACGCCACGCCAGTTCGACTGGCTGCAGTCGTACCTCGATATACCTTTGGTAACCAACCAGGTACAGGCCTCACTCCTTCACACTGAACCGTTATTTAACGGAGTGTTTGACCATTTGCAAGAGAATGGGATCAAGCCGATGATTTGGTCACCCCTGAATGGAGGGGAATTGTTCGAGGGCAAGGAGGATAAATCCGTTCGGGTACGGATTGAACTTATAAAACTGGCGGAGAAGTATGAGTGCACATTTGATGTAATTGCGCTTGGATGGCTGTTTCAGCTTCCGGTTCAGCCCTTCCCTGTTGTAGGAACAAGCCAGATTCTGCACATCGAAAAAGCGGTTAAAGCCAGTAAAATGGACCTTGATCGCCAGGATTGGTTCAAATTACTTGAAGCATCACTGGGCGAACCGGTGCCGTAGGGATTACAAATACTTTGCCATTCAATTTTACTATAAACTGCCTCATAATTTTGAGGCAGTTTTTCCTTCTCATTTGAAGAAATAGAGTTGCAGCTTACATCAAAATATACACTTCGAATTGCGGAGCTGTTAAACCGTCTCCTTCTTTTTCTCAGCTCTTTTTCTTTCGTTGTGATCCAGGTGCGTTTTCCGGATTCTCAGGCTTTTAGGGGTTACTTCAAGCAATTCATCGTTGTCGATAAATTCGATGCACTGTTCGAGACTCATCTTTCGTGCCTGTGAAATTTTAACCGAATCGGAGGTTTGCGTGGCACGATGGTTTGTGAGGTTTTTCTTCTTCACCACGTTAATTACCAGATCATCCGCACGGTTATTCACTCCCACAACCTGACCCGTGTAGACCGGATCGCCTGGTTCTACGATGAAGTTGCCGCGATCCTGAAGTCCCTCAAGAGCGTAGGGTGTTACGTCGCCTTTCTCCAGTGAGATTAGCGCGCCGCGTGTGCGTCCGGGAATCTCACCTGCGTACGGTCCGTATTCTAAAAACTGTTGATGCATAATTCCGGTGCCGCGTGTTTCGGTGAGCATCTCACCACGAAACCCAATAAGTCCGCGAGCGGGAACTTTGAACTCAATGCGATTATTCTCACCTTCCTGGACCATTGAGGTCATAATCCCTTTCCGCTTCTGAAGATTGTCAATCACCCTGTTGCTGTAATCAGAATGAACATCGATCACAACTTCTTCAAACGGCTCATGCAGATCGCCGTCCACTTCTCTGTAAAGAACTTCGGGACGGGATACAGAAAATTCAAACCCTTCACGGCGCATCGTTTCAATCAAAATTGAAAGCTGAAGCTCTCCCCTTCCCGCAACGCGAAAAATATCGGGGTTGTCTGTCTGTTCCACATGGATTGAAACGTTGGTACGAATCTCCTTATTCAGACGATCTTTAATCTGGTTTGATGTAACATAATCGCCTTCCAGACCCGCAAACGGCGAGTTATTGACCCGAAAATACATGGCCATTGTCGGCTGATCGATATCAAAATATTCGATCGGAGTCGGGTCAGAAATATGGGTCAGTGTATCACCGATTTCCACATCCTCATATCCGGCAAGTGCAAAAATATCACCTGCTACTGCTTCTTCTACCGGTTCACGGTTCAAACCGTTAAATGTAAACAGTTTTGTTGCCTTGGCTTTCTGCTTGTGAGTACCCTTGCGGTCCATCAGAACAATCTCCTGGTTGGTTTTGATGGTCCCCTGCTCCACACGGCCAATCGCAATCCGTCCCACGTAATCGTTCCAGTCAACGCTGCTGACCAGCATTTTAAACGGAGCATCCATCACCTGTTTTGGCGGGGGGATGTGCTCTACAATTTTATCAAACAGCGGAGCCATATCCACATCATCATCTTCCAGCTCTTCTTTGGCATAGCCATCGATAGCGGCAGCATAAAGAACCGGGAAATCGAGCTGTTCATCCGTTGCATCAAGCTGCACAAACAGATCAAAAACCATGTCCAGCACGGCATCCGGACGTGCATCCTGCCGGTCGATCTTGTTGATCAGAACAATTGGCTGATACCCAAGATCGAGTGATTTACGAAGCACAAATTTTGTTTGCGGCAGAGGTCCTTCCGCAGCATCCACCAGCAGAATCACACCATTTACCATTTTGAGGATACGCTCTACTTCACCGCCAAAATCGGCGTGACCGGGGGTATCCACGATATTGATTTTAGTACCATTCCACACAATCGTTGTATTTTTTGAGCTGATGGTAATGCCCTTCTCCTTTTCCAGATCTCCGGAGTCCATGACCCTCTCTGCAACCTGTTCGTTCTCTCTGAAAGTTCCGCTCTGCCGCAGCATCTGATCCACCAGTGTGGTTTTTCCGTGATCTACGTGAGCAATAATGGCGATATTTCGAATGTCCTGTATCATAAAAGTGTGTGATGTGTCCGCGCGTACTGCCCGGGAAAATGTATAATTATGGTGATTTTCGATCTCTCCGACTATGGGCTGCAAACCGAAAACTTGATAGCCTTAAATATACGGTCTTTTTTCGTGAGTTCTGATTATTTCTGTAAATAGAGTAAAACTGCGTTTAGAAATGACTTTACTGGACTGGTTTAATCGGAATCGTGTTCATGAATTCTGTTCATCATGATAAATCCGAATGCGTCTGAACCCTCAATTTATGCTGTCTCTTGAGCGGAATAAGACATGCG encodes the following:
- the typA gene encoding translational GTPase TypA — translated: MIQDIRNIAIIAHVDHGKTTLVDQMLRQSGTFRENEQVAERVMDSGDLEKEKGITISSKNTTIVWNGTKINIVDTPGHADFGGEVERILKMVNGVILLVDAAEGPLPQTKFVLRKSLDLGYQPIVLINKIDRQDARPDAVLDMVFDLFVQLDATDEQLDFPVLYAAAIDGYAKEELEDDDVDMAPLFDKIVEHIPPPKQVMDAPFKMLVSSVDWNDYVGRIAIGRVEQGTIKTNQEIVLMDRKGTHKQKAKATKLFTFNGLNREPVEEAVAGDIFALAGYEDVEIGDTLTHISDPTPIEYFDIDQPTMAMYFRVNNSPFAGLEGDYVTSNQIKDRLNKEIRTNVSIHVEQTDNPDIFRVAGRGELQLSILIETMRREGFEFSVSRPEVLYREVDGDLHEPFEEVVIDVHSDYSNRVIDNLQKRKGIMTSMVQEGENNRIEFKVPARGLIGFRGEMLTETRGTGIMHQQFLEYGPYAGEIPGRTRGALISLEKGDVTPYALEGLQDRGNFIVEPGDPVYTGQVVGVNNRADDLVINVVKKKNLTNHRATQTSDSVKISQARKMSLEQCIEFIDNDELLEVTPKSLRIRKTHLDHNERKRAEKKKETV
- a CDS encoding aldo/keto reductase family oxidoreductase, whose translation is MSELLEKIHPDGPEVSRVSVGMLRLPEWDYSKKELAEYIEACIELGVTTIDNADIYGEYESQPILGEMLKDNPGIRKKIQLTSKCGNVLTSENKPSHEVNHYNLTKEHIRDSVETTLKDLHTDYLDLLMLHRPSPLMVIEDVAEVLTKLVDEGKTKHVGVSNFTPRQFDWLQSYLDIPLVTNQVQASLLHTEPLFNGVFDHLQENGIKPMIWSPLNGGELFEGKEDKSVRVRIELIKLAEKYECTFDVIALGWLFQLPVQPFPVVGTSQILHIEKAVKASKMDLDRQDWFKLLEASLGEPVP